From the genome of Anopheles funestus chromosome 2RL, idAnoFuneDA-416_04, whole genome shotgun sequence:
ATTCAGTTCGTGCTCTTTGGTAATGGCAGGTAGCAGGTAGCGAAGGAGATTGTTCACCGTGATATCGTCGGTGGGTGACGGTGCCGTGCCACCGGTGAGAGTTTCGATCAGTGCGCAGAGAGCATTATACTTGCGACTACGTCCAGCCGGTAAACCGTCCCCGGTTGGTTGTTCCGCAATGTCTTCGGAACCGTCGTCTTCCTCATCGTAGTAGCACATTTCGAACATCTGCGTCAGCACAAACTGCCGATGGTTGTAGCAGCTGTAGTCGTGGATGTGTTTGCGAATAAACTTTTCCGTCTTGTACACCTCGTACTTGAGGAGATTGGGCGCTTTCATGAGCACCCACTGCCGGTGGCACCAGGCGTGATAGTTGGTATTGCTCTTGTCCGCACATTTTTCACACAAGCTTATCTCGAACGCCCAATCGATGGCATCGGAACCTGAAAGAAGAGAAGATGTGTGACAATTAGCCTACGTGCGTCACATTGGTGGATGCTATTTTCCACATGCTGGTGGCCACGGTTACTCACTTTGAAACAGGTACAACCATCGTCTGTATGCGAAAGCTTCATTCgatttgggttttttgctaAGAACGAGGGTTGAGAAATGGAATTCTTTTGCGATGTCCAAGCGATTCTTTGCAAACAGCTGCCGTCGCAAATTCCAAAAAGTGGCCACATCCGGGTTGATCAGTATTGCACAATTTAGGTACTTAATGATCGGAACATTTGCACCATTACTAGCATTATTAGCGGGCCCCAGACCACTTGCTCCTCCACCACTGAGTTTGCCCTTGTCCGACACATTCCAAGCGACTGACCCGCAGCCAACCGGAAGTGCATTCGATGACAGCCACTCGTTACGGTATTGCAAAATCAAACGATGCGCATAGGTGTACACACACTCGATGCACCACGATTGCAATCCGAGGTTATGCTCCACATGGATTACCGGGGACTTGTTTTGATTCAGTGGCATCGGTATGATTTCAAATCCAACTCTACAAAgatagcaagaaaaaaatggaaaagagcaATACATTACAATACGCGATGGAAATGAAAGGGAGAGTTATTTACGAACAGGGCACATGGCTACGAGCCCCGAAAGGGGCTGGAGTTTCAtcttaatcaaaataaattgctGCCACCAATTATGCGGAATTACTTTCAATCAAATGTACGCCCGTGCGACAATCGTGCTGTTGTACCACGAGCGCGCAAACAGATCGTTTTGCAGAACCACCTATCAGCACTGTACTCGCTctttgtgcttttgttttgtggcctTTCaaggccaagacacctttcgTGCGATAAACGATGGGGAACTTTGGTTGGGGGGAAAAATCCAAACCCAAACTCTGCAAGGACACACCACGATCTCGTTGGAGTGCTTTCAAATAGTGGAAAAGCTGCCAGTGTCCCGGAAAGCATTCGAAATCACGCGCAAATATCGCTCGAACCAACTGCGTTCCTTTCTTTTAATTCTTCGCTTAATTTATTTGACCTCTTGCACGCGATCAATGCCGTTGATCATGTACGGCTACAGCGATGCTCCACTTTCCGTAATCATCTTGCAACGAAAGGCACGATCTCTTCTCGCATCGCGGATGCTCTTCCCAGCCAGGTTGGCGTTGTTCTTTTCGCCTACCGAAAAGAACTACGGAATTCACGGGTCAATGAGGACACCCGGGATAGCGGAATACTTACAAATCCGGATCGCGCATGAAAACGGCATCGATCTCGTTGATAATCTTCTCGCTGAAGGCGGTATCCTCATCATCCTGTCCCATATCGGCGATCGGGTGGGTGAAGTCGGAAAAAACACTGATTTTCTCGCGCTATTGTTCGCGGATTCACGCACGAGCACCGtgaaactgtttgcaccgCGTTTTTGCGACGGGAATAGATCGTCCTCAGATGAAAATCAAGCATCAATGAACATCTTGTTGCCTTTTATATACGGTTCGGATGATTCTCGGGGTTAGCAAAACAATCTCGCTCTTCGCAGAATGACAGATCGCTCGTTTtgtgagcgagagagaaagagtgagagGCGCTTTGTTATTGTTTAGCTGTCTCTCTTTTTGAAGGAGGCAAACAAcagattttcaaaattatcAATGGAAATTTCGAAGGCTTTCCCAATAATATCCTCTGGCATTACACGTTTTGAAAGGATTCCAGTCTTATGCTATAGATAAGAATTTGAAagggaaattttatttaaaaagattGATGCAAAACCgtgaaaaaacgcacacaatttgcgcaacaaaaataataaacaagaaTCAGCTGTCAAAAGCGATTGTCAAAAAGTTGCATTCGATATTTCAAAATCGTGGTGTGTACGTGCGGTAGGGAGGAAAATAGTTGTGAAATTGTGTTCAAAACACGAATAACATCCCAATTGCATCTCAATTCTTGTAGGGAAAACGTTCTTTCGTGACAACCACAGTAAATTTCTGTAGCAAATGGCATCAAAAATAGTGGCAACAGCCACAGTACGTGCTGTAAAGCATCGGAAGCTGCTTCCTATGAGAGCAGCACTATCTCTGGTAAGTTTTATCGATCCATTTTATCTGGTTTGGACACATCAGGCCTAGTGTTTCAttgtaaattatattatttttcttcaaaatggaACAGACACCGGCAGCAGTGAACAGGATAAAGCAATTGTTAGAAGGCAAAAATGAATTcgtaagtaaaacaaacaaagatcCCTTTATCGTGCTGTGcagtaagttttgttttatttttccgctTTTAGATTGGCCTAAAGGTTGGTGTACGACAACGAGGATGTAATGGATTGTCCTACACGCTGGATTACGCTTCAACAAAAGGTTCGTAGTGTGTTTTATGTGCGAAATCACCATTGCCCGCATTTGGTGTTGATtacataaaaccaaaacaaaccgcATATGATAGTCATGCTGCGATGCATGACATTTCCCGCGAGTGAACGGTAGTCGTACTAATTTTTCCAACGTTTATTTACTTTCAGACAAAATGGATGAAGAAGTCATACAGGATGGTGTGAAAGTGCTTATCGACAAGAAAGCACAATTATCTCTTTTAGGTAGTCGATGCAACATTTGTGTGATACGAGCAAATTTACTATTGCATCATTTTTCGTTTTAGGCACGGAGATGGATTATGTCGAAACGGAGCTCTCATCGGAATTTGTATTTAATAATCCCAACATTAAGGGTACGTGCGGGTGTGGTGAATCTTTCAGCATGTAAATGAAGAACATAGTACGAAATAGTACGGCGTACTGCGGCTTGCTTCGCTGTGCTAAAATCCCCTTCTTGTGGGGactgttattttaaatttgtaaaatctAGTTTGAGTTAAACCACTTTGTCCTGTACATAACATACATTAGCTTAGTAGCGCTATTTTGAGTGTAATAAATTAGATGTGTTGATAATTTGAAAGTATTGTTCTGCTTCAGTTGGTGTGTGATAAGAAGAGTAACTCGACCGGTCGGTTTTGAAACGGCAAGGACAAGAAAGaatgttatattttgttttcaaccgCGAACCAATATGAATTTAAAACTGAACCGAATACGGCACAAATGGAGCTCTCTGTGAATAGCGCAGATTATTTATCTATCACTTTCCGTTTGGATTTTGGCGTAATAACTATCACTGATACTGCATGGATAACTCCTAATATCAGATTAGGAAAATGCAAActaatgcaaaagaaattggaaataattttccagCTGTTTATCCACTTGATTTTTGCAATCGTCTGGTAAAGTAATCAACCGGATACCATCAACACGCATGTAAACAAtcgcgagagaaagagagcgcaGCAGATTTTCTCCCGAGATGaaaggttttttcttcttttcttgtgtTCAATTTCTCGCTCTCCTCGATGGATTAATCATCACTATCGCACGGGAGGAAAAGTTGAGTTAATCATAGTGAAAATTGGCCGAAAAAGTGACTGAAATCGTGGAAAACTGGTGTGAAAACCGTATCGCCGTACCGTTCGCATACAATGGTATAGCATGCCGTAGTGTTAGCGTAGAGTGTCGCTGCTAATCGGTCGTCCTTTTGGATGGGAGTAGTGACTGTGAGTGATTGAAATATTATCAAATACAACAGCGGCTGTccattcttttccttttatcAGCACGCAG
Proteins encoded in this window:
- the LOC125774705 gene encoding protein prenyltransferase alpha subunit repeat-containing protein 1, which codes for MGQDDEDTAFSEKIINEIDAVFMRDPDLVGFEIIPMPLNQNKSPVIHVEHNLGLQSWCIECVYTYAHRLILQYRNEWLSSNALPVGCGSVAWNVSDKGKLSGGGASGLGPANNASNGANVPIIKYLNCAILINPDVATFWNLRRQLFAKNRLDIAKEFHFSTLVLSKKPKSNEAFAYRRWLYLFQSSDAIDWAFEISLCEKCADKSNTNYHAWCHRQWVLMKAPNLLKYEVYKTEKFIRKHIHDYSCYNHRQFVLTQMFEMCYYDEEDDGSEDIAEQPTGDGLPAGRSRKYNALCALIETLTGGTAPSPTDDITVNNLLRYLLPAITKEHELNQLRVRTFLYCLNLAAHDLRLCSELSTLYSVSQALENHRKFMVKFLIDRLRVGSGWLLNTSAAIYANPGGCQQPLSKVTRLDADASEFLQALKANELRRTHDDPRHGQWCKLFLGITPEQ
- the LOC125774735 gene encoding iron-sulfur cluster assembly 1 homolog, mitochondrial; translated protein: MASKIVATATVRAVKHRKLLPMRAALSLTPAAVNRIKQLLEGKNEFIGLKVGVRQRGCNGLSYTLDYASTKDKMDEEVIQDGVKVLIDKKAQLSLLGTEMDYVETELSSEFVFNNPNIKGTCGCGESFSM